The Frondihabitans australicus genome includes a region encoding these proteins:
- a CDS encoding GDP-mannose 4,6-dehydratase translates to MYLSRLLLSKGYEVYGLVRGQNNPKRSVIEEWAPEVKILTGDLLDQSSLLRALNAAQPDEVYNLGAISFVAYSWENAQLTSQVTGLGVLNILEAIRLYAGEDVSKVRFYQASSSEMFGRVQEVPQKETTLLWPRSPYGVAKVFGHYMTINYRESYGMHASSGILFNHESPLRGPEFVTRKISIAVARIALGLQEKLSLGNLDAKRDWGFAGDYVEAMWRMLQQDTADDYVISTGETHPVREYLDIAFNHVGISDWEKHVFQDPQFFRPAEVDLLIGDAAKAASTLGWKPTLSFDGLVKKMVDSDLEIEKAKAGR, encoded by the coding sequence GCTCCTCTCGAAGGGGTACGAGGTCTACGGACTCGTCCGCGGTCAGAACAACCCGAAGCGATCGGTCATCGAGGAGTGGGCGCCCGAGGTCAAGATCCTCACCGGTGACCTCCTCGACCAGTCGAGCCTCCTCCGCGCCCTCAACGCCGCGCAGCCCGACGAGGTCTACAACCTCGGCGCCATCTCGTTCGTGGCCTACTCGTGGGAGAACGCGCAGCTCACCAGCCAGGTGACCGGCCTCGGCGTCTTGAACATCCTCGAGGCGATCCGCCTCTACGCCGGCGAGGACGTCTCGAAGGTCCGCTTCTACCAGGCCTCGTCGTCCGAGATGTTCGGCCGCGTGCAGGAGGTCCCGCAGAAGGAGACCACGCTGCTGTGGCCGCGCTCGCCCTACGGCGTCGCCAAGGTCTTCGGTCACTACATGACCATCAACTACCGCGAGTCGTACGGCATGCACGCCTCGTCGGGCATCCTCTTCAACCACGAGTCGCCCCTCCGCGGCCCGGAGTTCGTGACGCGCAAGATCTCGATCGCCGTGGCGCGCATCGCGCTCGGCCTGCAGGAGAAGCTCTCGCTCGGCAACCTCGACGCCAAGCGCGACTGGGGCTTCGCCGGCGACTACGTCGAGGCCATGTGGCGCATGCTGCAGCAGGACACCGCCGACGACTACGTCATCTCGACCGGCGAGACGCACCCGGTGCGCGAGTACCTCGACATCGCCTTCAACCACGTCGGCATCTCCGACTGGGAGAAGCACGTGTTCCAGGACCCCCAGTTCTTCCGCCCCGCCGAGGTCGACCTCCTCATCGGCGACGCGGCGAAGGCCGCCTCGACCCTGGGCTGGAAGCCGACGCTGTCATTCGACGGCCTCGTAAAGAAGATGGTCGACTCCGACCTCGAGATCGAGAAGGCGAAGGCCGGCCGCTAG
- a CDS encoding glycosyltransferase translates to MLKRLRTLLQIVFGVVAVGFLIWAIAKNWGPMVRELGVIAWPLVVLSCAAIACGLYVNMLSWRAVVRALGTNLSRREAASVFFTSQLGKYIPGGIWPVVASARLGSAFGLSAITSVSSMTISLLMSATVGLVYGVGVLFTIPALVHNYWYLLILLLVGGLIVLVPPVLNRVIMLALRLLRRAGALPRLDGTAFAAAVGWTLLSWLFLGLGLAFLAIGTDGGSPRVLLDGVSGYALAWVAGFVAIIAPAGVGVREAVLVFVLGPSLGQNAVLGIAVVDRLFMTLGDIAMLFFTIGGRRRARQKNDPRLQVTYVTRKFPPSVGGMETLAFNTDLALTSAFGHSGLIAQRGSNKNLLWWVPATAVRLVGRSIAGSDDVYLFGDALAWATLGWIPRLFRRRALTMVCGLDITYTNPLYRLVVHSALRRAPKVLAISRATLQQAVEAGVDPARGQVVTMGIELASAISDDRVEARREVLAAHALPDDAVVLMTTGRLVKRKGVQWFVQNVMPLLPETFHYLVAGSGPDHDGILSDAQRLGLADRVHLLGYVSDADRELLLSGADFFVQPNIPVPGDMEGFGLVVIESAQAGLLTVASGIEGLQDAVRPGVTGLQAPSGDGPAWAELLVETAGRPDRAALALRFRDEARRIYSLQTMGSELETTIVEVAPPRALARASAGVALADA, encoded by the coding sequence ATGCTCAAGCGCCTTCGCACCCTCCTCCAGATCGTCTTCGGCGTCGTCGCCGTCGGCTTCCTCATCTGGGCGATCGCGAAGAACTGGGGCCCCATGGTCCGAGAACTCGGCGTGATCGCGTGGCCGCTGGTCGTCCTGTCGTGCGCCGCCATCGCCTGCGGGCTCTACGTCAACATGCTCTCGTGGCGGGCCGTGGTCCGGGCGCTGGGCACCAACCTCAGCCGTCGTGAGGCCGCGAGCGTCTTCTTCACCTCGCAGCTCGGCAAGTACATCCCCGGCGGCATCTGGCCGGTCGTGGCGAGCGCGCGACTCGGCAGCGCGTTCGGCCTGTCCGCCATCACGAGCGTGTCGTCGATGACCATCTCGCTGCTGATGAGCGCCACGGTCGGCCTCGTCTACGGCGTCGGCGTGCTCTTCACGATCCCGGCGCTGGTGCACAACTACTGGTACCTGCTGATCCTCCTGCTGGTCGGCGGCCTGATCGTGCTCGTCCCGCCGGTGCTGAACCGCGTGATCATGCTCGCCCTCCGCCTGCTTCGCCGCGCGGGCGCCCTTCCCCGGCTCGACGGCACCGCCTTCGCCGCGGCGGTGGGCTGGACCCTGCTCAGCTGGCTGTTCCTCGGCCTCGGGCTCGCCTTCCTCGCGATCGGCACCGACGGCGGTTCGCCCCGGGTGCTGCTCGACGGGGTCAGCGGCTACGCGCTGGCCTGGGTGGCCGGGTTCGTCGCGATCATCGCACCGGCCGGCGTCGGCGTCCGCGAGGCGGTCCTCGTGTTCGTGCTCGGCCCCTCGCTGGGCCAGAACGCGGTGCTCGGCATCGCCGTCGTCGACCGCCTCTTCATGACCCTCGGCGACATCGCGATGCTGTTCTTCACGATCGGCGGCCGTCGCAGGGCCCGCCAGAAGAACGACCCGCGCCTGCAGGTCACGTACGTCACCCGCAAGTTCCCGCCGTCGGTCGGCGGCATGGAGACCCTGGCCTTCAACACCGATCTGGCCTTGACGTCGGCCTTCGGGCACTCGGGCCTCATCGCCCAGCGCGGCTCGAACAAGAACCTCCTCTGGTGGGTCCCGGCCACCGCCGTGCGGCTCGTCGGCCGGTCGATCGCCGGCAGCGACGACGTCTACCTGTTCGGCGACGCGCTCGCCTGGGCGACGCTCGGCTGGATCCCGAGACTGTTCCGCCGCCGCGCGCTCACCATGGTCTGCGGCCTCGACATCACCTACACGAACCCGCTCTACCGTCTCGTCGTCCACTCGGCTCTCCGCCGGGCGCCGAAGGTGCTCGCGATCAGTCGCGCGACGCTCCAGCAGGCTGTCGAGGCCGGTGTCGACCCGGCCCGCGGCCAGGTCGTGACGATGGGCATCGAGCTCGCGAGCGCGATCTCGGACGACCGCGTCGAGGCGCGCCGCGAGGTGCTGGCCGCCCACGCCCTCCCCGACGACGCCGTCGTGCTCATGACGACGGGCCGCCTGGTGAAGCGCAAGGGCGTCCAGTGGTTCGTGCAGAACGTCATGCCGCTCCTGCCCGAGACCTTCCACTACCTGGTCGCCGGATCCGGGCCGGACCACGACGGCATCCTGTCCGACGCCCAGCGACTCGGCCTCGCCGATCGCGTGCACCTGCTCGGGTACGTCTCCGACGCCGACCGCGAGCTGCTCCTGTCGGGGGCCGACTTCTTCGTGCAGCCGAACATCCCCGTTCCTGGCGACATGGAGGGATTCGGCCTCGTCGTCATCGAGTCGGCGCAGGCGGGGCTTCTGACCGTCGCGTCGGGCATCGAGGGGCTGCAGGATGCAGTGCGACCGGGCGTCACCGGGCTCCAGGCGCCGTCGGGCGACGGGCCTGCGTGGGCTGAGCTGCTGGTCGAGACCGCGGGGCGTCCCGACCGGGCGGCACTGGCCCTGCGCTTCCGCGACGAGGCCCGCCGCATCTACTCGCTGCAGACCATGGGCTCCGAGCTCGAGACGACGATCGTCGAGGTCGCTCCCCCGCGGGCGCTGGCGCGCGCGAGCGCGGGCGTGGCCCTCGCCGACGCCTGA
- a CDS encoding glycosyltransferase family 4 protein — MPLTALVDATSIPANAGGVGRYLLNLVPALAERDDLRLVVASQARDAEMWSDRAAGAEVRVVPSWARSVPGRLVWEQVGLARLAASTGADVILSPHYTMPVGSRLPVVVTLHDATFFSHPELHSRLKRLFFRSWTRFSVRRAKAIVTPSQATLDEVRRATRARVDDGVVAYHGIDTDRFSPQSDSARQRATSGFEGSGPYVAFVGTVEPRKNVVPLVEAFLAVTADERFGGWRLLLAGGAGWDDEAVALLTSRRHAPRVQWTGFLDDRDLPAFLSGAEVVAYPSDGEGFGLPVLEGMACGTAVLTTRRLALPEVGGEVAVYAEPTTTSLEEALRGLLLDARTRTEHAEAGPARAASFTWARSADEHMAAFRLAAGAPE; from the coding sequence GTGCCTCTCACTGCCCTCGTCGACGCGACCAGCATCCCGGCCAACGCCGGCGGTGTCGGCCGCTACCTGCTGAACCTGGTGCCGGCTCTCGCCGAGCGAGACGACCTGCGCCTGGTCGTCGCCTCGCAGGCCCGCGACGCCGAGATGTGGTCGGACCGAGCCGCCGGAGCCGAGGTGCGAGTGGTGCCCTCGTGGGCCCGCAGCGTTCCCGGCCGCCTCGTCTGGGAGCAGGTCGGTCTGGCCCGCCTGGCCGCATCGACCGGTGCCGACGTGATCCTGTCGCCGCACTACACGATGCCCGTGGGCTCGCGCCTGCCCGTCGTCGTCACGCTGCACGACGCCACCTTCTTCTCCCACCCCGAGCTGCACTCGCGCCTCAAGCGCCTCTTCTTCCGCTCGTGGACCCGCTTCTCCGTCCGTCGCGCGAAGGCGATCGTGACGCCGAGCCAGGCCACGCTCGACGAAGTGCGCCGCGCCACCCGCGCCCGCGTCGACGACGGCGTCGTGGCGTACCACGGCATCGACACCGACCGGTTCAGCCCGCAGAGCGACTCCGCCCGGCAGCGGGCGACCTCCGGCTTCGAGGGCTCCGGCCCCTACGTCGCCTTCGTCGGCACTGTCGAGCCGCGGAAGAACGTCGTCCCCCTGGTCGAGGCGTTCCTCGCGGTCACCGCCGACGAGCGGTTCGGCGGCTGGCGGCTGCTGCTCGCCGGCGGCGCCGGGTGGGACGACGAGGCGGTCGCCCTCCTCACCTCCCGCCGACACGCCCCGCGCGTCCAGTGGACGGGCTTCCTCGACGACCGCGACCTCCCCGCGTTCCTCTCCGGCGCCGAGGTCGTCGCCTACCCGAGCGACGGCGAGGGCTTCGGCCTGCCCGTCCTCGAGGGCATGGCCTGCGGCACCGCCGTGCTCACGACGCGGCGCCTCGCACTGCCCGAGGTGGGCGGTGAGGTGGCGGTGTATGCCGAGCCGACCACGACCTCGCTCGAGGAGGCTCTGCGCGGGCTCCTGCTCGACGCCCGGACCCGCACCGAGCACGCGGAGGCCGGCCCCGCCCGCGCCGCGTCGTTCACGTGGGCGCGCTCGGCCGACGAGCACATGGCCGCGTTCCGCCTGGCCGCAGGAGCACCCGAATGA
- a CDS encoding glycosyltransferase family 39 protein — translation MFAVLTAALAALVSLIVGLPWGLVLRRRADDIVDLLSDSVLVGLVLTITGLTMYTYIGWAGLGISVVVELALVAVMVVRRRELGWPRLPIRREWVWIAVLVVILAVALVLRRHTIDFITYTGDMGAYVNWANQFLRTGGFHASWPPLYSVFLAFGGLLTGAKGVTGIIAITGLLLILGAVRVLRLVGVNGWVALIVAGVVAVHPESIWFSQIPLSESLNAPLLVIWLLSIIALFRAERVGVFAWSFVGGVSILALSLLRGTAPILVFALALVAVIALIAPRWRSLAPRLWLLVAANGAGSAIGFWYGVDRIPSYYVTTQIRELLPTGLYSKLVEIGILKATVVSALTLVVVVVVLAAVYALVRRYAPRVDVLVASGGGASSADAGDEAADGGYSVGWVIRAIEVLLALGMLVVVLDAKHRASDVWPILHREAFLLVVVAIVTPILLAVTRHGRAQAALAIVSSLVVIVFVQLQNKRLEAVSVHTTFLYWDRYLYSEFFPAMIVLVGLALGVVHRVVVVRLDPATLVGRAALTGGATPAASGSRLRRQLGVTTVAVAILALVLVKAVLPVSRYIQHDELLLGAGQIETDLQVSMTDTTKPFVWGSTSGASVASSGFPNTWMAYGTPLAVSFGREFANSQHTQPKGDFAPDPVLTAAALDQAMSCTKSDSVYVVESETGGKSLKKRLAGTDLTVSHLTTIRQDVVQLSQLTPMDSWHTASYVFGVYEVSASSVPSEAGTCDVVTGD, via the coding sequence ATGTTCGCCGTCCTCACCGCCGCGCTCGCCGCGCTCGTCTCTCTGATCGTCGGTCTTCCCTGGGGGCTCGTGCTCCGCCGCAGGGCCGACGACATCGTCGACCTCCTGAGCGACAGCGTCCTCGTCGGTCTCGTCCTCACGATCACCGGCCTCACGATGTACACCTACATCGGCTGGGCCGGTCTCGGCATCTCGGTCGTCGTCGAGCTGGCCCTCGTGGCCGTCATGGTCGTGCGCCGTCGCGAGCTGGGCTGGCCGCGGCTTCCGATCCGGCGCGAGTGGGTGTGGATCGCCGTCCTCGTCGTGATCCTCGCGGTCGCTCTCGTGCTGCGCCGCCACACCATCGACTTCATCACCTACACCGGCGACATGGGCGCGTACGTGAACTGGGCGAACCAGTTCCTGCGCACCGGTGGCTTCCACGCCTCCTGGCCGCCGCTGTACTCTGTGTTCCTGGCCTTCGGCGGGCTGCTGACCGGGGCCAAGGGCGTCACCGGGATCATCGCGATCACCGGGCTCCTGCTGATCCTCGGCGCGGTCCGCGTGCTGCGTCTCGTGGGCGTGAACGGGTGGGTGGCGCTCATCGTCGCCGGCGTCGTCGCCGTGCACCCCGAGTCGATCTGGTTCTCGCAGATCCCGCTGAGCGAGTCGCTCAACGCGCCCCTGCTGGTCATCTGGCTGCTCTCGATCATCGCCCTGTTCCGGGCGGAGCGCGTCGGGGTGTTCGCCTGGTCGTTCGTCGGCGGCGTGTCGATCCTCGCCCTGTCGCTGCTGCGCGGCACCGCCCCGATCCTCGTGTTCGCGCTCGCCCTCGTCGCCGTGATCGCGCTGATCGCACCGCGGTGGCGGTCGCTGGCGCCCCGGCTGTGGCTCCTCGTGGCGGCCAACGGCGCCGGATCCGCGATCGGCTTCTGGTACGGCGTCGACCGCATCCCCTCGTACTACGTCACCACGCAGATCCGCGAGCTGCTGCCGACCGGCCTGTACTCGAAGCTCGTCGAGATCGGGATCCTCAAGGCCACCGTCGTCTCGGCCCTCACGCTCGTCGTCGTCGTGGTGGTGCTCGCCGCCGTGTACGCGCTCGTCCGCCGCTACGCACCGCGTGTGGACGTCCTCGTAGCGTCCGGCGGCGGCGCATCCTCTGCCGACGCGGGCGACGAGGCGGCCGACGGCGGCTACAGCGTCGGCTGGGTGATCCGCGCCATCGAGGTGCTCCTCGCCCTCGGCATGCTGGTCGTCGTCCTCGACGCGAAGCACCGGGCAAGCGACGTGTGGCCGATACTTCATCGCGAGGCGTTCCTGCTGGTCGTCGTCGCGATCGTCACGCCGATCCTGCTGGCTGTGACCCGCCACGGTCGCGCCCAGGCCGCGCTCGCGATCGTCTCGTCGCTCGTGGTCATCGTCTTCGTGCAGCTGCAGAACAAGAGGCTCGAGGCCGTCAGCGTGCACACGACCTTCCTGTACTGGGACCGCTACCTCTACAGCGAGTTCTTCCCGGCCATGATCGTGCTCGTCGGGCTGGCCCTCGGCGTCGTCCACCGGGTCGTCGTCGTCCGGCTCGATCCGGCCACCCTGGTCGGCCGGGCAGCTCTCACCGGCGGCGCGACGCCGGCTGCGTCGGGCTCGCGCCTGCGTCGGCAGCTGGGTGTGACGACCGTCGCCGTCGCGATCCTCGCCCTCGTGCTCGTCAAGGCGGTGCTGCCCGTCTCGCGCTACATCCAGCACGACGAGCTCCTCCTCGGCGCCGGGCAGATCGAGACCGACCTCCAGGTCTCCATGACCGACACGACGAAGCCGTTCGTCTGGGGTTCGACGTCGGGCGCGTCCGTCGCCAGCTCCGGCTTCCCGAACACCTGGATGGCCTACGGCACGCCCCTGGCGGTGAGCTTCGGCCGAGAGTTCGCAAACTCGCAGCATACGCAGCCCAAGGGCGACTTCGCACCGGACCCGGTGCTCACCGCCGCGGCGCTCGACCAGGCGATGTCGTGCACGAAGTCCGACTCCGTCTACGTCGTCGAGAGCGAGACGGGCGGGAAGTCCCTGAAGAAGCGCCTGGCCGGCACCGACCTGACGGTGTCGCACCTCACGACGATCCGGCAGGACGTCGTGCAGCTCTCGCAGCTGACGCCGATGGACTCCTGGCACACGGCGTCGTACGTGTTCGGGGTCTACGAGGTGAGCGCGTCGAGCGTGCCCAGCGAAGCCGGCACCTGCGATGTCGTCACCGGCGACTAG
- a CDS encoding GDP-mannose 4,6-dehydratase codes for MPRALITGVSGQTGSYLAENLLARGWEVHGIQRDDAPDPAIPERVVPHTADLVDFPAVRRVVDEVEPDVTVNLAALSSVAVAWARPLEVAQLNGTAVANLLDAVRSLPDRPGARRGFVQASSAEMFGQAAESPQSETTPIAPVNPYGASKAYAHALVGAYRAAGLRASSVILYNHESPRRPEAFVTRKITAGVARISRGEQSELVLGNLDARRDWGWAPDYAEAMARIAQSLTEGDTASADFVVATGESHTIRDFVAAAFAAAGIDDWQHLVRVDPQFVRPTDATEMRGDAGRIRHALGWAPTKTFDAVVAAMVAADLEP; via the coding sequence ATGCCCAGAGCCCTCATCACCGGAGTCTCCGGTCAGACCGGCAGCTACCTGGCCGAGAACCTCCTCGCCCGCGGGTGGGAGGTGCACGGCATCCAGCGCGACGACGCTCCTGATCCTGCGATCCCGGAGCGCGTCGTGCCGCACACCGCCGACCTCGTCGACTTCCCCGCCGTGCGCCGGGTCGTCGACGAGGTCGAACCCGACGTCACGGTCAACCTGGCCGCGCTCTCGTCGGTCGCCGTCGCCTGGGCGAGGCCCCTCGAGGTCGCGCAGCTGAACGGCACGGCCGTGGCGAACCTGCTCGACGCGGTGCGGTCGCTCCCCGATCGCCCGGGCGCCCGGCGCGGCTTCGTGCAGGCGTCGAGCGCCGAGATGTTCGGGCAGGCGGCCGAGTCGCCCCAGAGCGAGACGACGCCGATCGCGCCGGTGAACCCCTACGGTGCGTCGAAGGCGTACGCGCACGCTCTCGTGGGCGCCTACCGCGCGGCCGGGCTGCGGGCCTCGAGCGTGATCCTCTACAACCACGAGTCGCCGCGGCGGCCCGAGGCGTTCGTCACTCGCAAGATCACCGCGGGCGTGGCGCGCATCTCTCGCGGCGAGCAGAGCGAGCTCGTGCTCGGCAACCTCGACGCCCGTCGCGACTGGGGCTGGGCGCCCGACTACGCCGAGGCGATGGCCCGGATCGCGCAGTCGCTCACCGAGGGCGACACGGCCTCGGCCGACTTCGTCGTCGCGACCGGCGAGTCGCACACGATCCGCGACTTCGTGGCCGCCGCGTTCGCAGCCGCCGGCATCGACGACTGGCAGCACCTCGTGCGCGTCGACCCTCAGTTCGTCCGGCCCACCGACGCCACCGAGATGCGCGGCGACGCCGGCAGGATCCGACACGCGCTCGGCTGGGCTCCCACGAAGACCTTCGACGCCGTCGTGGCCGCCATGGTCGCCGCGGACCTCGAGCCGTAG
- a CDS encoding glycosyltransferase family 2 protein: MSAGQNSVAVVTITYSPGDTLEEFIESLQTEPEARGRIIVVDNGSTDGAPERAAAEHDSVTLIRSPGNVGYGRAANIGERSLEADIEWVLIANPDTQVTPGAIATLLEAAASHPEAGVLGPKILEPDGSVYPSARSLPSMRTGIGHAVLSGIWPTNPWTRAYQQRDVSSSDEVTAVGWLSGAFLLARRSAFDQIGGFDERFFMYFEDVDLGRRMYLKGWRNIFVPQATVVHIGGASTEKVADVMVRAHHRSAYQYIAKTHPGLVWKPVLAVVRVGLAVRAAFLTRG; this comes from the coding sequence ATGAGCGCCGGGCAGAACTCCGTCGCGGTCGTCACGATCACGTACTCCCCCGGCGACACGCTCGAGGAGTTCATCGAGTCCCTCCAGACCGAGCCCGAGGCCCGAGGCCGGATCATCGTCGTCGACAACGGCTCGACCGACGGCGCTCCCGAACGCGCCGCCGCGGAGCACGACTCGGTGACGCTCATCCGCTCGCCCGGCAACGTGGGCTACGGCCGGGCCGCCAACATCGGTGAACGCTCGCTCGAGGCCGACATCGAGTGGGTGCTGATCGCCAACCCCGACACGCAGGTGACGCCGGGCGCGATCGCGACCCTCCTGGAGGCGGCGGCCTCGCACCCCGAGGCGGGCGTGCTCGGGCCGAAGATCCTCGAGCCCGACGGGAGCGTCTACCCGTCGGCCAGGTCGCTGCCCTCGATGCGCACCGGCATCGGCCACGCCGTGCTCTCGGGCATCTGGCCCACGAACCCGTGGACCCGCGCGTACCAGCAGCGCGACGTGTCGTCGTCCGACGAGGTGACGGCGGTCGGCTGGCTCTCGGGCGCCTTCCTGCTCGCGAGGCGCTCGGCGTTCGACCAGATCGGCGGCTTCGACGAGCGCTTCTTCATGTACTTCGAGGACGTCGACCTCGGGCGCCGCATGTACCTCAAGGGCTGGCGGAACATCTTCGTGCCGCAGGCCACCGTCGTCCACATCGGCGGTGCCTCGACCGAGAAGGTCGCCGACGTCATGGTGCGCGCGCACCACCGCAGCGCGTACCAGTACATCGCCAAGACGCACCCGGGACTCGTGTGGAAGCCGGTGCTGGCGGTGGTGCGGGTGGGCCTCGCCGTGCGGGCGGCCTTCCTCACGCGCGGCTGA